The genomic window GTCGTTTTCGTGGGTCTGTGATGTTCATTTCTGTGTGGGTCTGTGTTTTTTTGTGTgggttttcattcttcttctgcttgtgggtctgtgttttttttgtgtgggttttcattctttttgtataaacatatttataaaattatcaatgcTTGTGCTGTGCAGGGGTTGCTGTGTTAGGCGGTGATTGCTGCTCCTGCGTTAGGCGGTGATTGCTGCTCCTGCGTGTTGCTTGTGCTGTGCAGGGGCTGGTGTTGCTCTTTTTTGGTGTTGTCATCTTTGTTTGAAGTTAGAAGGTTCAATCACGGTCTCATCTACAGGTACcgattctatttcaaaacatagaagctataggctatgaatttttattaaaatagaatgCATAATCTAGTCATTCTGTTAtaggctatgaatttttattaaaatagggcGAGAGAATGTTTCGCAATAGTAACAACCTAGTCATTCCTTTAACTTAGAATGCATAAATTTCGAAACGTAGGTATGGACCGTAGTTGGATGAGAGCTAATCGATTAAGTACTGAGTACAGACATGGAGTGATGGAATTTCTACAGTTTGCGGAAAGTAATGCTGAACTAGAACGTCCTCCTCCTGAATTTCCTCCACTTTTTCTATGTCCGTGTATAAATTGTGCAAATAAAGAACCAAAACGTACTAAGAAAGAAATCATGAATCATCTAATTTGTGACgggatttgtcaaaattatacacaatGGATATGGCACGGTGAAGTAGTTGCAACGCCAAGTGTGTCCCATAGAGAAAGTGGTAGTGTGGATATCGATGATCGACTGGAAGACATGATGCGTGATATTGGAGAAGATTCGTTTAAGAGGGCGCATGTGTATGAAACTTTATGCAGTGACAAGGATGAACCATTGTATCCGGGATGCACAAATTTTACCCGTTTGTCTGCGgtgttaaaattgtttaatttgaaaGCAAAAAATGGGTGGACCGACAAAAGTTTCACTGAATTGCTTGAATTGTTGATACAAATGCTTCCAGAAGGTAATGTAATGCCAAATCGTTATTACGAGGCGAAAAAAGTATTGTGTCCAATGGGTTTGGAGTATGAAAAGATACATGCATGCCCTAATGATTGTATATTATACCGAAAAGAGTTTGTAAACTATAATCATTGTCCGACATGTAAGGCGTCTCgctacaaaaagaaagatggtgATTCTAGTGATGATGAGGTGACCAAAACGGGTCCTCCCGCGAAAGTCGTATGGTACCTACCAATAATTTCAAGGTTCAAGAGATTGTTTGCTAATGCAAATGACGCAAAGAATCTTAGATGGCATGcagaagagagaaaatgtgatGGCCAAATTCGCCATGTAGCTGATTCTTTGCAATGGAAGAAAATTGACTCTTTGTTTCCAAATTTTGGCAAAGAGTCGAGAAACCTTAGACTTGGACTTGCTACTGATGGAATGAATCCGTTTGGTAATCAAAGTACTAACCATAGTTCATGGCCTGTTCTCCTGATGATTTACAACCTATCTCCTTGGTTGTGCATGAAgcgtaaatatattatgttatcgaTGATGATTTCAGGCCCAAGACAACCAGGAAATGACATAGATGTTTATCTAAGTCCactaattgatgatttgaaagtGTTGTGGGAGGAAGGAGTGGATGTTTTTGATTCGTATTCTGGTGAACAGTTCAACATGCGTGCCATGTTGTTTTGCACCATCAACGACTTTCCGGCATACGGCAATTTGTCTGGGTATTCCGTTAAAGGGCATAATGCGTGTCCCATATGTGAAAAAGAAACATGTTATAAGCAACtgaaaaatggaaagaagacTGTTTATCTTGGCCACCGAAAATTTCTAAATCGTTATCATCCATATCGTAGATTGCGAAAAGCTTTTGACGGAGACCAAGAGAATGGTGTTGCTCCAACGCCCTTAACTGGAGAGGAAGTTTATGAACGACAACGAGACATTAATGTTGTCTTCGGAAAGTGCCAAAAGCCAAAAGGGAGAGTGCCAAAAGCGAAAGTGCCAAAAGCCGAAAGTGAAAGTGTCAAAAGGAAAAAGCAGCCTGTTGTGAAAAGTATATGGAAAAAGAGGTCAGTGTTCTTTGATCTTCCATATTGGTCTAGTCTTGATGTAAGACATTGTATTGATGTGATGCACGTGGAGAAAAATGTATGTGATAGTGTAATTGGAACACTTCTCGACATTAAAGGCAAGACAAAAGATGGTGCACATGCTCGTCTtgatatggatttgatgggTATACGACAAGAGTTATTACCACAAAAAATCAATGACAAGACATATTTGCCTCCCGCGTGTCACACTTTGTCTAAAGACGAGAAAACAAGTTTTTGCAAGTGTTTACAAAGTATCAAAGTGCCACATGGTTACTCGTCAAATGTCAAGAGCCTTGTATCAATGAAAGATCTCAAATTAATCGGCTTAAAATCTCATGATTGTCATGTCTTGATGCAACAACTACTACCTGTGGCTATTCGTGGGATATTGCCCGATAATGTTAGGAAAGCTATATGCAGGTTGTGCTTATTCTTCAATGCAATATGTTGTAAAGCAATTGATCCATTGAAGTTAGACGAGTTGGAAAACGAAGCTGCAGTTATCTTGTGTCAATTGGAGATGTATTTTCCTCcttcattttttgacattatGGTTCATTTGATTGTTCATCTAGTAAGGGAGATTAGATTGTGTGGCCC from Trifolium pratense cultivar HEN17-A07 linkage group LG1, ARS_RC_1.1, whole genome shotgun sequence includes these protein-coding regions:
- the LOC123893674 gene encoding uncharacterized protein LOC123893674; the protein is MDRSWMRANRLSTEYRHGVMEFLQFAESNAELERPPPEFPPLFLCPCINCANKEPKRTKKEIMNHLICDGICQNYTQWIWHGEVVATPSVSHRESGSVDIDDRLEDMMRDIGEDSFKRAHVYETLCSDKDEPLYPGCTNFTRLSAVLKLFNLKAKNGWTDKSFTELLELLIQMLPEGNVMPNRYYEAKKVLCPMGLEYEKIHACPNDCILYRKEFVNYNHCPTCKASRYKKKDGDSSDDEVTKTGPPAKVVWYLPIISRFKRLFANANDAKNLRWHAEERKCDGQIRHVADSLQWKKIDSLFPNFGKESRNLRLGLATDGMNPFGNQSTNHSSWPVLLMIYNLSPWLCMKRKYIMLSMMISGPRQPGNDIDVYLSPLIDDLKVLWEEGVDVFDSYSGEQFNMRAMLFCTINDFPAYGNLSGYSVKGHNACPICEKETCYKQLKNGKKTVYLGHRKFLNRYHPYRRLRKAFDGDQENGVAPTPLTGEEVYERQRDINVVFGKCQKPKGRVPKAKVPKAESESVKRKKQPVVKSIWKKRSVFFDLPYWSSLDVRHCIDVMHVEKNVCDSVIGTLLDIKGKTKDGAHARLDMDLMGIRQELLPQKINDKTYLPPACHTLSKDEKTSFCKCLQSIKVPHGYSSNVKSLVSMKDLKLIGLKSHDCHVLMQQLLPVAIRGILPDNVRKAICRLCLFFNAICCKAIDPLKLDELENEAAVILCQLEMYFPPSFFDIMVHLIVHLVREIRLCGPIYLRWMYPIERYMKILKGYTKNPHRPEASIVERYIAEEAIEFCSNYLSEVDAIGVPKSRHDGRCDGVGTQGLNVKSMHIDIILQAHLYILNNTDEVQPYLSAHKSIIKKMHDKMNEKWVLREHNKKFSEWFKEKVCQDDSVSDTIKWLSYEPKCNILTWSAYDINKTSFYTKSKDDRSTMQNSGVMIVAESMHFSSSKDKNPVMASTPYFGVIEEIWEVDYVVFKVPLFKCKWIDINNGVRIDELGFTIVDLCKLAYKDEPFIMASQAKQVFYVKDPSNERWSVVLQGKNVHGSYENQELDISEIPPFSSDVPTFIEENEEDDVHAAIRLDHDEGIWD